AGAGAGGGTTcagttgagtatgaggaggagCCAGTGAATGAGGAGACAACTCTTGAGTAGGAACCCAACCAGGAACAAGTCTTGGCTCACCCTGATACAGGCCATAGTCTTGTTTTGTGGAGGGTAATGCACTCTCAACAGGCACCATTGGAGGAGGATCAGAGATCCCTCATTTTCAGGAGTAGATGTACCATTCAGGGAAGGGTATGCAATCTAATCATTGATGGTGGGAGCTGTACCAATATGGCATCTGTCACCATGGTTAATAAACTCAATCTCAACACCCAGGAGCACCCCAACCCTTACAAGCTCAGATGGTtaaacaagggagcagaagtCAAGGTGGATAAACAATGCCTGATCCCATTTTCAATTGGAAATGTTTATAAAGATGAGATCTTGTGTGATGTGGtccctatggatgcttgccaccTGCTGTTGGGTAGACCATGGGAATTTTACAAGAATTCTATCCACCAAGGAAGGAGCAATACCTATTCCTTCAAGCAGGGTAACAAGAAGATCACATTGACCCCTCTACCACCAAATCAGAAGAACTATGGGAGTTCAAGTGTGACTGATGGACTCAATGGAGTTTTATTTCTATCTGAAGCAGAAATGGTTAATGAAATGCAACA
This is a stretch of genomic DNA from Silene latifolia isolate original U9 population unplaced genomic scaffold, ASM4854445v1 scaffold_520, whole genome shotgun sequence. It encodes these proteins:
- the LOC141639674 gene encoding uncharacterized protein LOC141639674, translating into MASVTMVNKLNLNTQEHPNPYKLRWLNKGAEVKVDKQCLIPFSIGNVYKDEILCDVVPMDACHLLLGRPWEFYKNSIHQGRSNTYSFKQGNKKITLTPLPPNQKNYGSSSVTDGLNGVLFLSEAEMVNEMQQEQPVLILLSKEIHEDVEHQLPAEVRPLLTQYQDVFPAELPSGLPPLRGIEHQIDLVPGSVLPNRPAYRCDPDATRELQKQIDELMNKGFLRESLSPCVVLTLLVPKKDGT